The following coding sequences are from one Capsicum annuum cultivar UCD-10X-F1 chromosome 3, UCD10Xv1.1, whole genome shotgun sequence window:
- the LOC107866384 gene encoding transcription factor RAX2 → MGRTPCCDKTKVKRGQWSPEEDEILKNYMLKHGTAGSWITLPHKAGLNRCSKSCRLRWLNYLRPDIKLGNFTQEEDNIIHSLYSQLGSRWSVIASKLSTRTDNDVKNHWNSKLKKKFLAIKANSDNDSKQVFNSSKQEVYSPMKFPFQFSSWDSTDNNSKNMIQNDKMYPRFIEDQSTEGGSMPSSSLDDVGWFESYFPMNSNTDEIMGSNDIIDFPPTFT, encoded by the exons ATGGGGAGGACACCATGCTGTGATAAGACCAAAGTGAAAAGGGGACAGTGGTCTCCAGAGGAAGATGAAATTCTCAAGAATTATATGCTTAAACATGGCACTGCTGGCAGTTGGATTACTCTTCCACATAAAGCTG GGCTAAATCGGTGCAGCAAGAGTTGCAGATTAAGATGGCTGAATTATCTGAGACCAGACATCAAACTTGGAAATTTTACACAGGAGGAAGACAACATTATCCATTCTCTCTACTCTCAACTTGGAAGCAG ATGGTCTGTTATAGCATCTAAACTTTCAACGAGAACAGACAATGATGTGAAGAATCATTGGAATAGCAAGTTGAAGAAGAAGTTTTTAGCAATAAAAGCCAACTCCGACAATGATAGCAAGCAAGTTTTCAATTCTTCAAAACAAGAAGTCTATTCTCCAATGAAATTTCCATTTCAGTTTTCAAGTTGGGACTCTACTGATAATAATAGCAAAAACATGATTCAAAATGACAAAATGTATCCAAGATTCATTGAGGACCAATCCACAGAAGGAGGATCAATGCCATCCTCTTCACTTGATGATGTTGGGTGGTTTGAAAGCTACTTCCCAATGAATTCCAACACTGATGAAATTATGGGTAGCAATGACATAATTGATTTTCCACCTACTTTCACCTGA